AGCTGCCCAAGAACCTCGTCTCGCCGCTGGTGATCGCGGCGGGGATGATCGGCTTCGTGGGCGCCGTGCTGCTGGAGCCGGTGCACGGCGACGACGAGCACCGCGGGCTGGCGCTGCTGGTGCGGTGGATGCCGGCGCTGCTGCTTCCCCTGCTGCCGCTGGCGTTCTGGGCCGTGCTGGAGCGGCTGGGCCAGTACGGATGGACGGAGTTCCGCTACCTGCGCGTCACCGTCCTGGTGGTCCTCTCCATCCTCGCCGTGCTGGGCACCCTCCGCCTGGTGGGCCGCCGTCCGCCGCTGATGTCCACAATTCCCGTGGTGATGGCCGCGGCGCTGCTGATCGGCGCCATCGGCCCGTGGGGCGCCCTGGCCGTGTCGAAGCGCGACCAGACCGCCCGCCTTCGCACCGCGCTGGCCGAGGCCCGAATCGATCCGCGGCGGCTGCCGGGGGACACGGTTACGCTGGACAGCGCGCTCTACGAACGCGTCGTGGGCAGCACGCGCTACCTGCTGGAAGCGCACGGCCGGCGGGCGCTGGTGGCCGTCGTTCCGTCCCTTCCGGACAGCGTCAGCCCATGGGAGGTGGCCAGGGAGCTGGGCCTGCGGCGTGGCTGCGGCCGCGACGAGACGTGGCGCGCCGCCCCCATCGGCTGGGAGGGCGGCATCGCGGGAGTGATGGGCGGCGTGATCGTCCCCGTCTCGGCAGAGGACGGGCGGTCCACCCAAATCGAGGCGCAGGGAACCGCGTACCGGGTGACGCTCGCCGGCGAGCGCTTTGGCATTGAAGGCGCGGGATGGCGGGCCGAGGTGTCGCTCGCGCGCATCCGGCAGCAGGCGATGGCAACCCGGACGAGCGACTGTGATGGGTGGATGGGCCCCCAGGCCAAGCTCCCGTCGTCCGCTGCGCTCCTGCCGCTGGTGGATGCGCAGGGCCGGGTCCGGGCGCAGCTGCTGATGGAAACCATCACCGTGGGCGGGCCCAGAATGGACGAAGGCACGATGCAGGTCGCGGACACGGCCACGGCGGTGAACCGTACGCCGCCAACGCCGGGAACGGTCGTGCGGCAGGTACGGGGCTACCTGGTGCTCCCCCAATAGGAACGCGCCGAGGGCGGGGCGCCCTGCCCTCGAGTGGGGTGACGAGCAGAGTCGCGGGTGCCCGGTCCTGCTGGGGCGACTGAAGTCGCGTCTGGAACATCACAAAGTCCGCCTTCGCGGACTGCACGCGTAGCCGGGTGCGCCTGGGCGAGAGGAGTTGCAAGTGCCACTTTCGCACTCTCGCACTCTCGCACTTTCGCACTTTCGCACTTTCGCACTTTCGCACTTTCGCACTTTCGCACTCTCGCACTCTCGCACTTTCGCACTCCGTTCGATCGTTCGCTCGCTTGACACAAAGCCAGCGTTTTCGGCACTTTCACCGCATGACCGCCGAAATCCAAGCCGCGCCCCACGCCGACCTGCTCACGGGCTTCCGCGCCGGGCAGCGTACCGCGCTCGCGCGCGCCATCTCCATCGTCGAAAACGGACGCGCGGGGTTCGAGCGCGTGCTTCACGACCTGCACGCCGACATGGGCCGCGCGCACCGCGTCGGCATCACCGGGCCTCCGGGCGCGGGCAAGTCCACGCTCACCTCCAAGCTGGCGCTTCACCTGCGCACGCTGGACGAGCGCATCGGCATCGTCGCGGTGGACCCGTCGTCGCCGTTCACGGGCGGGGCGCTGCTGGGCGACCGCATCCGGATGACCAACATCTCCACCGACCCGGGGATCTTCATCCGGTCGATGGCGACGCGAGGCCACCTGGGCGGGCTGGCGACCACCACCAAGGAAGTCGCCGACCTGCTGGACGCCTACGGCTACGACCGCGTGGTGCTGGAAACGGTGGGCGTGGGCCAGTCGGAGCTGGAGATCGCGGGGACGGCGGATACGTCGGTCGTGGTCCTGGTCCCGGAATCGGGAGACAGCATCCAGGCCATGAAGGCGGGATTGATGGAGGTGGCCGACATCTTCGTCATCAACAAGGCCGACCGCCCCGGGGCCGACCGCCTGGCGCAGGAGATCGAGGTGATGCTCCACATGCGCCTGGGCGACATGCCCACGAACGCGGGGCATC
The Longimicrobium sp. DNA segment above includes these coding regions:
- a CDS encoding DUF4153 domain-containing protein, whose protein sequence is MPNPLSRTLRAYAADARAAATSAPVEVLLGVLASVTFSVWLRNSADGETWWVRVATAVAIALPLVFAASVLRARGVISAAARWGATAAVLGVCAAFGALWMDPDRSAHGWRWFMLAAAAALVLGMTAGLPWRERDRRRSWSFAWRLAERLVGVVLYSVALYAILAGACGAVVNLFDLRTPEHLFGDLAGVVFFAVAPWIFVGGTHRLIAPPADAGVPLAVSRLGRWLYAPVLVIYLLILYAYALKVLATGELPKNLVSPLVIAAGMIGFVGAVLLEPVHGDDEHRGLALLVRWMPALLLPLLPLAFWAVLERLGQYGWTEFRYLRVTVLVVLSILAVLGTLRLVGRRPPLMSTIPVVMAAALLIGAIGPWGALAVSKRDQTARLRTALAEARIDPRRLPGDTVTLDSALYERVVGSTRYLLEAHGRRALVAVVPSLPDSVSPWEVARELGLRRGCGRDETWRAAPIGWEGGIAGVMGGVIVPVSAEDGRSTQIEAQGTAYRVTLAGERFGIEGAGWRAEVSLARIRQQAMATRTSDCDGWMGPQAKLPSSAALLPLVDAQGRVRAQLLMETITVGGPRMDEGTMQVADTATAVNRTPPTPGTVVRQVRGYLVLPQ
- the meaB gene encoding methylmalonyl Co-A mutase-associated GTPase MeaB, whose product is MTAEIQAAPHADLLTGFRAGQRTALARAISIVENGRAGFERVLHDLHADMGRAHRVGITGPPGAGKSTLTSKLALHLRTLDERIGIVAVDPSSPFTGGALLGDRIRMTNISTDPGIFIRSMATRGHLGGLATTTKEVADLLDAYGYDRVVLETVGVGQSELEIAGTADTSVVVLVPESGDSIQAMKAGLMEVADIFVINKADRPGADRLAQEIEVMLHMRLGDMPTNAGHHGVSLKSVQKAAREGVKAAAEQHGEWAIPVLKTVAQSGEGLEELARTLDQHRVYLHESGELSRRRQARLAERVRAVVERRLRRLAWQRGPGEHILESHLAALEGGEVSPYAVADLIVNQLGLGPAGGPT